Proteins from one Sphaeramia orbicularis chromosome 17, fSphaOr1.1, whole genome shotgun sequence genomic window:
- the ndufv2 gene encoding NADH dehydrogenase [ubiquinone] flavoprotein 2, mitochondrial: protein MFLSAAVRSAVSHTARQVRSLHRSAARAGAGGIFVHRDTPDNNPDTPFEFTEENKKRIEAIISMYPVGHKQAATIPVLDLAQRQHGWLPISAMNKVAEVLEVPPMRVYEVATFYTMFLRQPVGKYFIQICTTTPCMLCNSDSILEAIQNKLGIKVGETTPDKMFTLIEVECLGACVNAPMVQINDNYYEDLTPKDIEDIIDELKAGRVPPPGPRGGRFSCEPAGGLTSLTEPPKGPGFGVRADL from the exons ATGTTTTTGTCTGCTGCTGTTCGGTCTGCTGTGTCGCACACG GCCAGACAGGTTAGGAGTCTGCATCGGTCTGCTGCACGGGCTGGAGCTGGTGGCATCTTTGTG CACAGAGATACACCTGATAACAACCCTGATACTCCTTTTGAATTCACAGAGGAGAACAAAAAG AGGATTGAGGCCATCATTTCAATGTATCCTGTTGGACACAAGCAAGCAGCCACCATCCCTGTTTTGGATTTAGCTCAGAGGCAACATGGATGGCTCCCTATCTCTGCCATGAACAAG GTCGCTGAAGTGCTGGAAGTCCCTCCAATGAGAGTGTATGAAGTTGCGACATTCTATACAATGTTCCTCCGTCAGCCTGTGGGAAAGTACTTCATTCAGATCTGCACAACAACACCGTGCATGCTCTGCAACTCAGACAGCATTCTGGAAGCCATCCAAAACAAACTGG GTATCAAGGTTGGTGAGACTACTCCAGACAAAATGTTCACTCTTATAGAAGTGGAATGCCTTGGTGCCTGTGTGAATGCTCCCATGGTCCAAATCAACGACAACTATTAT GAGGACCTCACACCGAAGGACATTGAGGATATAATTGATGAACTTAAAGCAGGCAGAGTGCCACCACCAGGGCCCAG GGGTGGGCGTTTCTCCTGTGAGCCTGCAGGTGGATTGACTTCTCTCACAGAGCCTCCCAAAGGGCCTGGTTTTGGTGTAAGAGCAGACCTCTAG